The following proteins come from a genomic window of Proteiniphilum propionicum:
- the istB gene encoding IS21-like element helper ATPase IstB has product MKQIENMKQYAGILRLGYLSKNLQPMLHQASIDTPGYADFLENMLIKELEQRQLNDYRRRTKLARLPRAHELDEYDYKASSSIGIRQMTQLRELLWVDQLYNLVLMGPSGTGKTYLAGGLVNDAIKKGYRAYFTTMADLIGVLNRKEIISSAMSTYKRYTKAHLIAIDDIMMFPVQKSEAVALFNLINHLHEQCSIIITTNKSPSQWAETLDDEVLATAILDRLLYRCEVIRFEGNGYRMDNRKTFLEKE; this is encoded by the coding sequence ATGAAGCAGATAGAAAACATGAAGCAATATGCCGGCATACTTCGTTTGGGATACCTGAGCAAAAACTTGCAGCCGATGCTTCACCAGGCGAGTATAGATACACCGGGATACGCGGACTTCCTGGAGAACATGCTTATAAAAGAGCTAGAGCAGCGACAGCTGAATGATTACCGGCGCAGGACTAAACTGGCCCGTCTGCCACGTGCACACGAGCTTGACGAGTACGATTACAAGGCCTCGAGCAGCATCGGCATAAGGCAGATGACACAGCTCAGGGAGCTGCTCTGGGTCGATCAGCTATACAACCTGGTGCTGATGGGTCCAAGCGGTACGGGCAAAACATACCTGGCCGGGGGACTGGTCAATGATGCCATCAAGAAAGGTTATAGGGCCTATTTTACCACCATGGCTGACCTGATAGGCGTGCTCAACAGGAAAGAAATCATCTCATCGGCAATGAGCACCTACAAGCGATACACCAAGGCACACCTGATTGCCATAGATGACATCATGATGTTCCCGGTGCAAAAGAGTGAAGCGGTGGCTCTGTTCAATCTGATCAATCACCTGCATGAGCAGTGCTCGATCATCATCACCACTAACAAGTCACCCAGCCAGTGGGCGGAGACACTGGATGATGAAGTGTTAGCCACAGCCATCCTGGATCGACTGCTATATCGTTGCGAGGTGATCAGGTTCGAGGGAAACGGTTACCGTATGGACAACCGGAAAACTTTCCTTGAGAAAGAATAA